The Aminithiophilus ramosus genome contains a region encoding:
- a CDS encoding SufB/SufD family protein: MTVQDKMAALIEIAERTGAAHEAFRSDDAIYVVVHGNEILGAHQVPGVHIEATETDEGIDASITVRRGVILPKPVNLCFGHLGKEGRQVINSHVVIEDGARAVFMAHCIFPNATLFLHAMEGTIEIGSDASFAYREVHIHSKEGRIEVRPVSRVRVGPGSLYRGDFTLVEGRVGDLNLDFDVEAWGVKSRVEVTSKVYGKYDDNCEVRDMVRLTGEGSSALIKARVVLTDESRGRFLGLIDGAAAGARGHLDCTEIVQGKAQAEASPVVKASHPEAEITHEAAIGRIADDKIAGLMAKGLSEDEAIDVIVSGLLR; this comes from the coding sequence ATGACCGTCCAGGATAAGATGGCCGCCCTCATCGAGATCGCCGAGAGGACCGGCGCGGCCCACGAGGCCTTTCGCAGCGACGATGCCATCTATGTCGTCGTCCACGGCAACGAGATCCTCGGCGCCCATCAGGTGCCGGGCGTCCACATCGAGGCGACGGAGACCGACGAGGGCATCGACGCCTCGATCACCGTCAGGCGGGGCGTCATCCTGCCCAAGCCCGTCAATCTCTGCTTCGGCCATCTGGGGAAGGAGGGCAGGCAGGTCATCAACAGCCACGTCGTCATCGAAGACGGGGCCCGGGCCGTCTTCATGGCCCACTGCATCTTTCCCAACGCCACCCTCTTTCTCCACGCCATGGAGGGGACCATCGAGATCGGCTCCGACGCCTCCTTCGCCTACCGCGAGGTCCACATCCACAGCAAAGAGGGGCGCATCGAGGTCCGACCCGTGAGCCGGGTGCGCGTGGGGCCCGGCTCCCTCTATCGGGGCGACTTCACCCTCGTCGAGGGGCGCGTGGGAGACCTCAATCTCGACTTCGACGTCGAGGCCTGGGGCGTCAAGAGCCGCGTCGAGGTGACCTCCAAGGTCTACGGCAAGTACGACGACAACTGCGAGGTCCGTGATATGGTCCGCCTCACCGGCGAGGGGAGTTCGGCCCTGATCAAGGCGCGCGTCGTTCTCACCGACGAGAGCCGGGGCCGTTTCCTGGGCCTCATCGACGGCGCCGCAGCCGGAGCCCGCGGCCATTTGGACTGCACGGAAATCGTCCAGGGAAAGGCTCAGGCCGAGGCCTCTCCCGTCGTCAAGGCCTCTCACCCCGAGGCGGAAATCACCCACGAGGCCGCCATCGGGCGGATCGCCGACGACAAGATCGCCGGCCTCATGGCCAAGGGACTCTCCGAGGACGAGGCCATCGACGTCATCGTCTCGGGACTGCTCCGGTAG
- a CDS encoding ATP-binding cassette domain-containing protein — translation MSSALLEVEGISVVREGKKILNRLSLKAEAGQITGVLGRNGAGKSSLAYAVMGLANYRPLEGRIRFLGKEITDLSITERGKAGLTLAWQHPARYEGVSVRDYLRLSSKGAGEKDLASALSLVLLDPKVYLERMVDKNLSGGERKRIELASVYLMKPRLSILDEPDSGVDLLALGEIMQVFRLLAREGHGVLIITHREDVAAQCDRSYLMCSGAVVLEGSAEAVKRYFLSQCEPCQEAVALGMEGCSE, via the coding sequence GTGTCCTCTGCGCTTCTGGAAGTTGAAGGAATCTCCGTCGTCCGAGAGGGGAAGAAGATCCTTAACCGCCTGTCCCTCAAGGCCGAGGCGGGTCAGATCACCGGCGTCCTGGGCCGCAACGGCGCCGGGAAGTCGAGCCTGGCCTACGCCGTCATGGGGCTGGCCAACTACCGTCCTCTGGAGGGACGCATCCGTTTCCTCGGCAAGGAGATCACCGATCTTTCCATCACCGAGAGGGGGAAGGCGGGGCTGACCCTGGCCTGGCAGCATCCGGCCCGCTACGAGGGGGTCTCCGTCCGCGACTACCTCCGCCTCTCGTCCAAGGGGGCCGGCGAAAAGGATCTGGCCTCGGCCCTCTCCCTCGTCCTCCTCGATCCCAAGGTCTACCTGGAGCGCATGGTCGACAAGAACCTCTCCGGGGGGGAGCGGAAGCGCATCGAGCTCGCCTCGGTCTACCTCATGAAGCCCCGTCTCTCCATCCTCGACGAGCCCGACTCGGGCGTCGATCTCCTGGCGCTGGGCGAGATCATGCAGGTTTTCCGCCTTCTGGCCCGCGAGGGGCACGGAGTGCTCATCATCACCCACAGAGAGGACGTGGCCGCCCAGTGCGACCGCTCCTACCTCATGTGCAGCGGCGCCGTCGTCCTCGAGGGGAGCGCCGAGGCCGTGAAGCGCTACTTCCTCTCTCAGTGCGAACCCTGCCAGGAGGCCGTTGCCCTGGGAATGGAGGGGTGCTCGGAATGA
- a CDS encoding glucose-6-phosphate isomerase, whose amino-acid sequence MTQNLLKLDFGAALPEGGSVPRNGSEWDALEEALRDADGWLRSDANRRRDGFGWLDLPQADLAEVIEAGQWLAAFDAVIQVGIGGSALGSLMVANALLHPCHNELSRSERGPRLYVADNADPAGTRALWEMVDPSRTALVVVSKSGSTAETMANFLWLWENLKKVLGEERALKQLLVVTDPEKGLLRAFVAEKKCRSLPLPSTVGGRYSVLSAVGLAASAALGVDVTDLQAGARAMDEVLLGAGTMEENPAWLLAGLHWLHFLRGRNMTVLMPYADGLRDFTEWFAQLWGESLGKEGKGSTPLRALGAVDQHSQVQLYTAGPDDKLFTIIDVADRGERLILPSPSDASLAPLAYLGGQEMGAMLQAEARATAATLASLGRPVLWLEIPRLDAFRLGGLVYLYEVVTALTGRLLSVDPFDQPGVEQGKRFTYGLMGRKGFEEEGRKSTEAFARIESRTVSC is encoded by the coding sequence ATGACGCAAAATTTGCTCAAATTGGACTTCGGCGCGGCCCTTCCGGAGGGAGGGAGCGTTCCCCGGAACGGGTCGGAGTGGGACGCCCTCGAGGAGGCCCTCCGCGACGCCGACGGCTGGCTCCGTTCCGACGCCAACCGCCGGCGTGACGGCTTCGGCTGGCTTGACCTGCCGCAGGCCGACCTGGCCGAGGTCATCGAGGCCGGCCAGTGGCTTGCCGCTTTCGACGCCGTCATCCAGGTGGGCATCGGCGGTTCGGCCCTGGGCAGCCTCATGGTGGCCAACGCCCTTCTCCACCCCTGTCACAACGAGCTGAGCCGCTCCGAGCGGGGGCCGCGCCTCTACGTCGCCGACAACGCCGACCCGGCCGGAACGCGGGCGCTCTGGGAGATGGTCGATCCCTCTCGGACGGCCCTCGTCGTCGTCAGCAAATCGGGAAGCACGGCCGAGACGATGGCCAACTTCCTCTGGCTCTGGGAGAATCTCAAAAAGGTTCTGGGCGAGGAGAGGGCCCTGAAGCAGCTTCTCGTCGTCACCGACCCCGAAAAGGGCCTTCTGCGGGCCTTCGTGGCCGAGAAGAAGTGCCGGAGCCTTCCTCTTCCTTCGACGGTCGGCGGCCGCTACTCGGTCCTTTCCGCCGTGGGGCTCGCCGCCTCGGCGGCCCTGGGCGTCGACGTGACCGACCTCCAGGCCGGAGCGCGGGCCATGGACGAGGTCCTCCTCGGCGCAGGGACGATGGAGGAGAATCCGGCCTGGCTCTTGGCGGGGCTCCATTGGCTTCACTTTCTCCGAGGAAGGAACATGACGGTCCTCATGCCCTACGCCGACGGCCTGCGCGACTTCACCGAGTGGTTCGCCCAGCTCTGGGGCGAGAGCCTGGGCAAGGAGGGGAAGGGAAGCACGCCTCTGCGGGCCCTGGGGGCCGTCGATCAGCATTCGCAGGTGCAGCTTTACACGGCCGGCCCTGATGATAAACTGTTCACGATAATCGATGTGGCCGACCGGGGAGAGAGGCTGATCCTGCCCTCTCCATCCGATGCCTCCCTGGCGCCCCTGGCCTATCTGGGCGGTCAGGAGATGGGCGCCATGCTCCAGGCCGAGGCACGGGCCACGGCGGCCACTCTGGCCTCTCTGGGGCGGCCCGTCCTCTGGCTCGAGATCCCTCGCCTCGACGCCTTCCGTCTCGGCGGGCTCGTCTACCTCTACGAGGTCGTCACGGCCCTCACGGGGCGGCTTTTATCCGTCGACCCCTTCGACCAGCCCGGCGTCGAGCAGGGCAAGCGCTTCACCTACGGTCTCATGGGGCGGAAGGGTTTCGAGGAAGAGGGTCGAAAATCGACGGAGGCCTTCGCCCGCATCGAGAGCCGAACGGTCTCCTGCTAG
- a CDS encoding sulfide/dihydroorotate dehydrogenase-like FAD/NAD-binding protein, translated as MYKIVSKRLIAPKEFDLWIEAPRVARNGKAGQFVVIRASEKGERIPLTIADYDREGGRIRIIFQVVGKTTKEMSLLDEGDCLHDILGPLGNPSEIETLGTVLMVGGGVGIAALYPIIKELKAAGNRVITILGGRTSDLVILKEECAAHSDELIVTTDDGSEGMKGVVTDAMQVLAERGEKIAQSWIIGPTIMMKFASLKAKELAIPCWVSLNPIMIDGTGMCGCCRVSVNDEIRFACVDGPEFDGWGVNWNEFMNRMGQYKDEEKISLEKYQSEVGE; from the coding sequence ATGTACAAGATCGTGAGCAAGCGGCTCATCGCCCCCAAGGAATTCGACCTCTGGATCGAAGCTCCGCGGGTGGCCCGCAACGGGAAAGCCGGGCAGTTCGTCGTCATCCGCGCCTCGGAAAAGGGTGAGAGGATTCCTCTCACCATCGCCGACTACGACCGGGAGGGAGGTCGCATCCGCATCATCTTCCAGGTCGTCGGCAAGACGACGAAGGAGATGTCCCTTCTCGACGAGGGCGATTGCCTCCACGATATTTTAGGCCCTCTGGGCAACCCCAGCGAGATCGAAACGCTGGGAACGGTACTCATGGTGGGAGGAGGCGTCGGCATCGCCGCTCTCTACCCCATCATCAAGGAATTGAAGGCGGCCGGCAACCGGGTCATCACCATTCTCGGCGGCCGCACGTCCGATCTGGTCATCCTCAAGGAAGAGTGCGCCGCCCACTCCGACGAGCTCATCGTCACCACCGACGACGGCTCGGAGGGAATGAAGGGCGTCGTCACCGACGCCATGCAGGTCCTGGCCGAAAGGGGCGAGAAGATCGCCCAGTCCTGGATCATCGGTCCCACGATCATGATGAAGTTCGCCTCTCTCAAGGCCAAGGAGCTGGCCATCCCCTGCTGGGTCTCGCTGAACCCGATCATGATCGACGGCACGGGCATGTGCGGCTGCTGCCGCGTCAGCGTCAACGACGAGATCCGTTTCGCCTGCGTCGACGGCCCCGAGTTCGACGGATGGGGCGTCAACTGGAACGAATTCATGAACCGCATGGGCCAGTACAAGGACGAGGAGAAAATCTCCCTCGAAAAATACCAGTCCGAGGTGGGTGAATAG
- the gltA gene encoding NADPH-dependent glutamate synthase, translating to MARTIAPKKTPIAEQDPLARGKNFDEVCLGYTLEEARIEATRCLQCKTAPCVGGCPVAIDIPGFIKALAEGDLPKSWEILSDATALPAVCGRVCPQETQCEGVCTVGKIKGKEPVAIGKLERFVADWKASQPEEAITPPVQDKGKVAVIGSGPAGLTVAGDLAKMGYKVTVFEALHEPGGVLMYGIPEFRLPKAIVRREIGNIRKLGVDVEVNAVVGRTLSMEEIRDGFDAVFIGTGAGAPHFMNLPGTNLNGVFSASEYLTRINLMHAYEFPTYDTPTKTSKKVVVVGGGNVAMDAARSALRLGADEVSVVYRRSVEELPARVEEYHHAVEEGIVFNFLTNPVEYVGDEKGRLKAVRCIRMELGEPDASGRRRPVPVKDSDFTIEADTVIEAIGQGSNKVLLNAFPELKLNKWGYIDADEKTGETNLPGVYAGGDIVTGAATVILAMGVGRDAARAIDGYLKSKKG from the coding sequence ATGGCTCGCACGATCGCTCCCAAGAAAACCCCCATTGCCGAGCAGGATCCTCTGGCTCGCGGCAAGAATTTCGACGAGGTCTGTCTCGGCTACACCCTCGAAGAGGCCCGCATCGAGGCGACGCGCTGTCTCCAGTGCAAGACGGCTCCCTGCGTCGGCGGCTGTCCCGTGGCCATCGACATTCCCGGATTCATCAAGGCTCTGGCCGAGGGAGATCTTCCCAAGTCCTGGGAGATCCTCAGCGACGCCACGGCCCTCCCCGCCGTCTGCGGTCGCGTCTGCCCCCAGGAGACTCAGTGCGAGGGCGTCTGCACCGTCGGCAAAATCAAGGGCAAGGAGCCCGTGGCCATCGGCAAGCTGGAGCGCTTCGTCGCCGATTGGAAGGCCTCCCAGCCCGAAGAGGCCATCACTCCGCCCGTTCAGGACAAGGGCAAGGTGGCCGTCATCGGCTCCGGACCTGCGGGACTCACCGTCGCCGGCGATCTGGCCAAGATGGGCTACAAGGTGACCGTTTTCGAGGCCCTCCATGAGCCCGGCGGCGTCCTCATGTACGGCATCCCCGAGTTCCGTCTGCCCAAGGCGATCGTCCGCCGCGAGATCGGCAACATCAGGAAGCTCGGCGTCGACGTCGAGGTCAACGCCGTCGTGGGCCGGACCCTTTCCATGGAGGAGATCCGCGACGGCTTCGACGCCGTCTTCATCGGCACCGGTGCCGGCGCGCCTCACTTCATGAACCTTCCCGGGACGAACCTCAACGGCGTCTTCTCCGCCAGCGAGTACCTGACGCGGATCAACCTCATGCACGCCTACGAGTTCCCGACCTACGACACGCCGACGAAGACGTCGAAGAAGGTCGTCGTCGTCGGCGGCGGCAACGTGGCCATGGACGCCGCCCGTTCGGCCCTCCGCCTCGGCGCCGACGAGGTCTCCGTCGTCTACCGCCGCTCCGTCGAGGAGCTGCCGGCCCGAGTCGAGGAGTACCACCACGCCGTCGAGGAGGGGATCGTCTTCAACTTTCTCACCAACCCCGTCGAGTACGTCGGCGACGAGAAGGGACGCCTCAAGGCCGTCCGCTGCATCCGCATGGAGCTGGGCGAGCCCGACGCCTCGGGACGGCGCCGTCCCGTTCCCGTCAAGGACAGCGATTTCACCATCGAGGCCGACACCGTCATCGAGGCCATCGGTCAGGGCTCGAACAAGGTCCTCCTCAACGCCTTCCCCGAGCTGAAGCTCAACAAGTGGGGCTACATCGACGCCGACGAGAAGACGGGCGAGACGAACCTGCCCGGCGTTTACGCCGGAGGCGACATCGTGACGGGAGCCGCCACGGTCATTCTCGCCATGGGCGTGGGCCGCGACGCGGCCCGGGCCATCGACGGCTATCTCAAGTCGAAAAAAGGCTGA
- the pap gene encoding polyphosphate:AMP phosphotransferase, with protein sequence MLRMIDLSKKMKRGEAAPLLEGLTQEIGALQRDFLRRKIPSVVIVEGWAASGRGRLVNTLLLALDPRGYSFHYVEPSHRDSTSLIPYWRLVPAEGRIAIFGRSWYHDAWNLGDERTFRDIVAFERQLAEGGVFVFKVFLHIGRKEQRRRLKERLRDSDAAWSVEPDEQQQNENYDSRFEAAERLFRATETEWAPWTIVPAEEERYAAVIFLTALRDAMRARLSCDGDGRGTALPETSVHSSVLESLDYSATLPKKSYEKRIGELQKELHTLQIETFRRGLPVVAVFEGVDAAGKGGAIRRLTESLYPRGYEVVPVGAPNDIERAHPYLWRFWRAFPEKGSFVVFDRSWYGRVLVERVEGFCREAEWRRAYREINEMERHLVTGGTVVVKFWLQISPEEQLRRFESRRDDPARTWKLTDEDWRNREKWPLYQEAAAEMLARTSTPEAPWTLVATDCKRLARVTILERLRDAIAAGLGR encoded by the coding sequence ATGCTGAGAATGATTGATCTTTCGAAAAAGATGAAAAGAGGAGAGGCCGCCCCCCTCCTGGAGGGGCTGACCCAGGAGATCGGAGCCCTTCAGCGGGATTTCCTGCGGCGCAAGATCCCCTCCGTCGTCATCGTCGAGGGATGGGCCGCATCGGGGCGGGGGCGTCTCGTCAATACCCTCCTTCTGGCCCTCGATCCCCGAGGCTACTCCTTCCACTACGTCGAGCCCTCGCACAGGGACAGCACCTCCCTCATCCCCTACTGGCGCCTCGTCCCCGCCGAGGGGCGTATCGCCATCTTCGGCCGGAGCTGGTACCACGACGCCTGGAACCTGGGCGACGAACGAACCTTCCGCGACATCGTCGCCTTCGAGCGCCAGCTCGCCGAGGGGGGCGTCTTCGTCTTCAAGGTCTTCCTCCACATCGGCCGGAAGGAACAGCGCCGACGCCTGAAGGAGCGCCTCCGGGATTCCGACGCCGCCTGGTCCGTCGAGCCCGACGAACAGCAGCAGAACGAAAACTACGACAGCCGCTTCGAGGCCGCCGAAAGGCTCTTCAGGGCCACGGAGACGGAATGGGCTCCCTGGACGATCGTTCCCGCCGAAGAGGAGCGGTACGCCGCCGTCATCTTTCTGACGGCCCTGCGCGACGCCATGAGGGCCCGCCTCTCCTGCGACGGCGACGGACGGGGGACGGCTCTGCCCGAGACGTCCGTGCACAGCTCCGTCCTGGAGTCGCTGGACTACTCGGCCACCCTGCCCAAGAAGAGCTATGAAAAACGGATAGGAGAACTCCAGAAAGAGCTCCACACCCTGCAGATCGAGACCTTCCGTCGAGGCCTCCCCGTCGTCGCCGTCTTCGAGGGCGTCGACGCCGCAGGCAAGGGCGGAGCCATCAGACGTCTGACCGAAAGCCTCTACCCGCGGGGGTACGAAGTCGTCCCCGTCGGCGCTCCCAACGACATCGAGAGGGCCCACCCCTATCTCTGGCGCTTCTGGCGCGCCTTCCCCGAAAAGGGAAGTTTCGTCGTCTTCGATCGCAGCTGGTACGGCCGCGTCCTCGTCGAACGCGTCGAAGGCTTCTGCCGCGAGGCGGAGTGGCGCCGCGCCTACAGGGAGATCAACGAAATGGAACGCCACCTCGTCACGGGAGGGACGGTCGTCGTCAAATTCTGGCTTCAGATCAGCCCCGAAGAGCAGCTCCGCCGCTTCGAAAGCCGTCGGGACGACCCGGCCCGCACGTGGAAGCTGACCGACGAGGACTGGCGCAACCGGGAGAAGTGGCCCCTCTACCAGGAGGCGGCGGCGGAGATGCTGGCCCGGACGAGCACGCCCGAGGCTCCCTGGACCCTCGTGGCCACAGACTGCAAGCGCCTCGCCCGCGTCACCATCCTGGAGCGGCTTCGCGACGCCATCGCCGCCGGCCTGGGCAGGTAG
- a CDS encoding peptide chain release factor 3: MERISEVSAERGRIAEEVRRRRTFGIISHPDAGKTTLTEKLLLFGGAIQMAGAVKARKAERHATSDWMAIERERGISVTSSVMKFHYGDYEINLLDTPGHQDFSEDTYRVLTAVDSAVMVIDSVKGVEPQTLKLMEVCRMRNTPIITFINKLDREGMEPLDLLAEIEDKLQIECAPLTWPIGMGKRFKGTYSLYRKELNLFRSGQDRLPADLVTLRDLDDPLLEAHLGLQADQLREDLALLQGAADPFDEAQFLRGNQTPLFFGSAINNFGVREMLDAFVEIAPAPRPRETTTRMVDPGEEAFSGFVFKIQANMDLAHRDRLAFLRVCSGRFTRGMKVIHHRLGKEISLTNPIIFMAQDRTGVDEAWPGDIIGIHNHGTIKIGDTFTEKEPLRFTGIPSFAPEHFRRVRLLSPLKAKQLQKGLLQLSEEGAVQLFRPLGDNSYILGAVGVLQFDVAVARLRTEYGVEADYEAVNYAVARWIEGEDRRKLAEFESYYGNSLALDRNENLVYLAPSDWELKYVMKKWPEIVFKSSCEHL; encoded by the coding sequence ATGGAACGGATTTCTGAGGTTTCGGCGGAGAGGGGACGGATCGCCGAGGAAGTGCGACGCCGTCGCACCTTCGGCATCATCAGCCACCCCGACGCGGGCAAGACGACGCTCACGGAGAAGCTTCTCCTCTTCGGGGGGGCGATCCAGATGGCCGGTGCCGTCAAGGCCCGCAAGGCCGAGCGCCACGCCACGAGCGACTGGATGGCCATAGAGAGGGAGCGGGGAATTTCCGTCACCAGTTCGGTGATGAAGTTCCATTACGGCGATTACGAGATCAACCTTCTCGATACGCCGGGCCATCAGGATTTCTCCGAGGACACCTACCGGGTACTGACGGCCGTCGACAGCGCCGTCATGGTCATCGACAGCGTCAAGGGCGTCGAGCCCCAGACGCTGAAGCTCATGGAAGTCTGCCGGATGCGCAACACGCCCATCATCACCTTCATCAACAAGCTCGACCGGGAGGGGATGGAGCCCCTCGACCTTCTGGCCGAGATCGAGGACAAGCTTCAGATCGAGTGCGCGCCCCTGACGTGGCCCATCGGCATGGGCAAGCGCTTCAAGGGGACCTACAGCCTCTATCGGAAGGAGCTCAACCTCTTCCGTTCCGGCCAGGATCGCCTTCCCGCCGATCTGGTCACCCTCCGCGATCTCGACGATCCCCTTCTGGAAGCCCATCTGGGCCTCCAGGCCGACCAGCTCCGCGAGGACCTGGCCCTCCTCCAGGGAGCCGCCGACCCCTTCGACGAGGCTCAGTTTCTCAGGGGCAATCAGACCCCCCTCTTTTTCGGCAGCGCCATCAACAACTTCGGCGTCCGGGAGATGCTCGACGCCTTCGTCGAGATCGCTCCGGCCCCGAGGCCGAGAGAGACGACGACCCGCATGGTCGATCCCGGAGAGGAGGCCTTCTCCGGCTTCGTCTTCAAGATCCAGGCCAACATGGACCTGGCCCATCGTGACCGTCTGGCCTTCCTCCGCGTCTGCTCGGGCCGTTTCACCCGGGGGATGAAGGTGATCCACCACCGCCTCGGCAAGGAGATCTCCCTGACCAACCCCATCATCTTCATGGCCCAGGACCGGACGGGCGTCGACGAGGCCTGGCCCGGAGACATCATCGGCATCCACAACCACGGGACGATCAAGATCGGAGATACCTTCACCGAGAAGGAGCCCCTCCGTTTCACGGGAATTCCCAGCTTCGCCCCCGAACATTTCCGTCGCGTCCGTCTCCTCTCGCCGCTGAAGGCCAAGCAGCTTCAGAAGGGGCTCCTTCAGCTCTCCGAGGAGGGGGCCGTCCAGCTCTTCCGGCCTCTCGGCGACAACAGCTACATCCTCGGCGCCGTCGGTGTCCTCCAGTTCGACGTGGCCGTGGCCCGCCTCAGGACGGAGTACGGCGTCGAGGCCGATTACGAGGCCGTCAATTACGCCGTGGCTCGCTGGATCGAGGGAGAGGACCGCAGAAAGCTGGCCGAGTTCGAGAGCTACTACGGCAACAGCCTGGCCCTCGATCGCAACGAAAACCTCGTCTACCTGGCTCCCAGCGACTGGGAGCTGAAGTACGTCATGAAAAAGTGGCCCGAAATCGTCTTCAAGAGCAGCTGCGAGCACCTTTAG
- a CDS encoding xylulokinase has product MSEAVKKIVLGIDIGTTGTKCTFYDLGGFPVAGAYREYAMIHPREGWVEEDPSDWWRAVVDNVKSVIASGDVEARAVAAVGVSCTNSFIPVDREGRHLHNAILQLDQRAAGEVEWIEEHIGAERVYAVTGNRIARGTFSLPTLRWYLNNRPDIMERTYKFLVPSGFIICKLTGEFSINTSRMGFTLLSDIRSGTWDEALARDAAIPVEMLPRPYRAHEIVGGVTKAAAALTGLIEGTPVVAGAMDTVAAAVGAGAVEAGDAFLAMGTCGRLCHTTDRPLFDDRLMNCRHAIEGQWLNVEATNGAGVSLRWFRDLFGGVLEERARRSGRSLYEAIDDEAGKSLPGAGGLIYLPYLSGERCPIWDPDARGVFFGLHLGSSYGDMVRAIMEGVAFSIRQGMEIVLGAGSRSSNYLSLGGGIANSPVWSQVFADVLERPIVRLKVNETETLGDAILAAYGVGLIDSPREMARSAAEGGAVLSPRKEYVACYRDSFALYCRLYEDLKGDFKVLQRLKEQRGGAR; this is encoded by the coding sequence GTGAGCGAGGCCGTGAAGAAAATCGTCCTGGGCATCGATATCGGCACGACGGGAACCAAATGTACCTTTTACGATCTGGGCGGCTTTCCCGTGGCCGGGGCCTACCGGGAGTATGCCATGATCCATCCCCGCGAGGGATGGGTCGAAGAGGATCCCTCCGACTGGTGGAGGGCCGTCGTCGACAACGTGAAGTCCGTCATCGCCTCGGGCGATGTCGAGGCGAGAGCCGTGGCCGCCGTCGGCGTGAGCTGCACCAACTCCTTCATCCCCGTGGACCGTGAGGGACGCCATCTCCACAACGCCATTCTCCAGCTCGATCAGCGGGCCGCCGGCGAAGTGGAGTGGATCGAGGAACACATCGGGGCCGAGCGCGTTTACGCCGTGACGGGAAACCGCATCGCCCGGGGGACCTTCTCCCTGCCGACGTTGCGCTGGTACCTCAACAACCGCCCCGACATCATGGAGAGGACCTACAAGTTCCTCGTCCCCAGCGGCTTCATCATCTGCAAGCTCACGGGGGAGTTCTCCATCAACACCTCTCGGATGGGGTTCACGCTTCTTTCGGATATCCGATCGGGCACGTGGGACGAGGCCCTCGCCCGCGACGCGGCCATACCCGTCGAAATGTTGCCCCGCCCCTACAGGGCCCACGAAATCGTCGGCGGCGTGACGAAGGCGGCGGCGGCCCTGACGGGACTCATCGAGGGGACGCCCGTCGTGGCCGGAGCGATGGATACGGTGGCGGCCGCCGTCGGCGCCGGAGCCGTCGAGGCCGGTGACGCCTTTCTGGCCATGGGAACCTGCGGGCGTCTCTGCCACACGACGGACAGGCCCCTCTTCGACGATCGCCTCATGAACTGCCGCCACGCCATCGAGGGCCAGTGGCTCAACGTGGAGGCGACGAACGGGGCGGGCGTCTCTCTCCGCTGGTTTCGCGATCTTTTCGGGGGGGTGCTGGAGGAGCGGGCCCGAAGGTCGGGGCGCTCCCTCTACGAGGCCATCGACGACGAGGCGGGAAAATCTCTTCCCGGCGCGGGGGGGCTGATCTATCTGCCCTACCTCTCGGGCGAGCGCTGTCCCATATGGGATCCCGACGCCCGCGGCGTCTTCTTCGGGCTCCATCTGGGCAGTTCCTACGGCGATATGGTCCGGGCCATCATGGAGGGCGTGGCCTTTTCCATCAGGCAGGGGATGGAGATCGTCCTCGGCGCGGGAAGCAGGTCGTCGAACTATCTCTCTCTGGGCGGAGGCATCGCCAACAGTCCCGTCTGGAGCCAGGTCTTCGCCGATGTCCTCGAGCGCCCCATCGTGCGTCTCAAAGTCAACGAGACGGAGACGCTGGGCGACGCCATCCTCGCCGCCTATGGAGTGGGGCTCATCGACAGCCCCAGGGAGATGGCCCGCAGCGCCGCCGAAGGGGGAGCGGTTCTCTCGCCCCGGAAGGAATACGTGGCTTGCTACCGCGACTCTTTCGCCCTCTACTGCCGTCTCTACGAGGATCTGAAGGGCGATTTCAAGGTTCTGCAGCGGCTGAAGGAACAAAGAGGAGGGGCTCGCTGA
- a CDS encoding class II aldolase/adducin family protein, whose amino-acid sequence MEEWTSVFLDLCHDLQRRGFVSGSGGNVSFRFGDRLLITPSGRNLGAIRERDLIFLNRDGSWEGEGRPSKEWRMHLRCYCRDDVSVVIHVHSSYAVALSCLDLPDSDCAMAVYTPGYAIQVGNLPLLPYMVPGSEELADRVASVIDGRNSVLLANHGILAVGSSPERALNVVEEIEENARLHFILDGRGRPLGEEERKALSLLYR is encoded by the coding sequence GTGGAGGAATGGACGTCGGTTTTTCTCGATCTCTGTCACGATCTGCAGCGGAGAGGCTTCGTCAGCGGTTCCGGCGGCAACGTCAGCTTCCGTTTCGGCGATCGCCTTCTCATAACCCCATCGGGAAGGAACCTCGGAGCCATCAGGGAGAGGGATCTCATCTTCCTGAACCGCGACGGCAGCTGGGAGGGGGAGGGGCGTCCCTCGAAGGAGTGGCGCATGCACCTGCGCTGTTACTGTCGCGACGATGTCAGCGTCGTCATCCATGTCCACAGTTCCTACGCCGTCGCCCTTTCCTGTCTCGATCTTCCCGACTCCGACTGCGCCATGGCCGTCTACACGCCGGGCTACGCCATTCAGGTGGGAAATCTTCCCCTGCTCCCCTACATGGTGCCCGGATCGGAGGAGCTCGCCGATAGGGTGGCCTCCGTCATCGACGGGCGCAACTCGGTTTTGTTGGCCAATCACGGAATCCTGGCCGTCGGCTCCTCTCCGGAGAGGGCCCTCAACGTCGTCGAGGAGATCGAGGAGAACGCCCGTCTTCATTTCATCCTCGACGGAAGGGGGCGTCCCCTCGGCGAGGAGGAGCGGAAGGCCCTTTCCCTCCTCTATCGCTAG